The proteins below are encoded in one region of Clostridium estertheticum:
- a CDS encoding DUF975 family protein, translating to MPQQSSDLKRRAMQQLNGKWLQAGIVCFIAWLVTMSFSGGNVVHSFQNVWQNEELVRVPMTYSSNGFGSLVSFVLSGPITLGVSAYFLKLIRNEGPVIENMFSGFKFFVKSFVLNFLIGLFTILWTLLLIIPGIIASLGYSMSYYIMMDNPELSASESLDRSKRMMVGFKFKLFSLWCSYIGWFILGIITFGIGFLWINPYYEAAKANFYQDIRFNII from the coding sequence ATGCCGCAACAAAGTAGCGATTTAAAACGTAGGGCAATGCAGCAGTTAAATGGTAAATGGCTTCAAGCTGGGATCGTGTGTTTTATTGCTTGGTTAGTTACAATGTCATTTTCAGGGGGGAATGTTGTACATTCCTTTCAAAATGTTTGGCAGAATGAAGAATTGGTTAGAGTTCCAATGACGTACTCATCCAATGGCTTTGGTAGTTTGGTAAGTTTTGTTTTGTCTGGACCAATAACTCTTGGTGTATCAGCTTATTTTCTTAAGCTTATACGGAATGAGGGGCCAGTTATTGAAAATATGTTTAGTGGTTTTAAATTTTTTGTGAAATCATTTGTTCTAAATTTTCTTATTGGGCTTTTCACAATTTTATGGACTTTGCTTCTTATCATTCCAGGAATTATTGCTTCGCTAGGATATTCAATGTCATACTATATTATGATGGATAATCCTGAACTAAGTGCCTCAGAATCATTAGACCGAAGTAAACGCATGATGGTTGGCTTCAAATTTAAACTGTTTAGTTTATGGTGTAGTTATATAGGCTGGTTCATATTAGGAATAATAACTTTTGGTATAGGATTTTTATGGATTAATCCTTACTATGAAGCTGCTAAAGCTAACTTTTACCAGGATATAAGATTTAATATAATCTAA
- a CDS encoding diguanylate cyclase, which yields MGDLKENKQKKIREIVSIVKLASLLFSGMAFLRYFFKGNTIAEVTVDTNYSFISFFVVILILLSVYFIWSIATVEKIDSKYINIVQIIENLVFILFFIIVIFYSGKNTSDYKFLFLFIIITSTLQQGMKQGMLVASISSIFILSLDLIMGAPNVQVNQFFENDLILAGVFILTAWPLGFYVRIEDEHIKKLEGLANEDGLTGLYNHRFFYDALEGIMKTCEKENNLVAMILIDIDYFKIYNDMNGHQMGDEVLKSVGFILKNSFRKDDVVARYGGEEFAIVLPNTSEEDAIKLAERLRIKIETTYFSGEENQPNGKLTVSIGTSIYPNKAKNAIELFKSADDALYRAKFFDKNRVESYTSILEELKIDTEDEHIDIITSIKTLISVINAKDKYTYGHVERVVIYGRLLADKLKLNEKNKKELIYGAYMHDIGKINIPKEILNKNMPLTPDEWEIMKQHSVNGVEIIKSVESLKEIAPLILHHHERYDGNGYPDNLKGKDIPYLVRMLTVVDCFDAMTSSRPYNIRKTYKEAIEELKRCSGKQFDKEIADSFIEVIRENENRIGNVDD from the coding sequence ATGGGTGATTTAAAAGAAAACAAACAAAAAAAAATTCGAGAAATAGTGTCAATAGTAAAATTAGCTTCATTATTATTTTCTGGAATGGCATTTCTAAGATATTTTTTTAAGGGTAATACCATAGCAGAAGTCACAGTAGATACTAATTATAGTTTTATTTCATTTTTCGTAGTTATATTAATATTATTGTCGGTATATTTTATATGGTCAATAGCGACTGTTGAAAAAATAGATTCAAAATATATTAACATTGTACAAATCATAGAAAACCTTGTATTTATTCTATTTTTTATTATTGTTATATTTTATTCAGGTAAAAATACAAGTGATTATAAATTTTTATTTTTATTTATTATAATAACTTCAACACTTCAACAAGGCATGAAACAAGGTATGTTAGTTGCAAGTATTTCTTCAATTTTTATATTATCATTAGATCTTATTATGGGTGCACCTAATGTACAAGTTAATCAGTTTTTTGAGAATGATTTAATTTTAGCTGGAGTTTTTATTCTTACTGCATGGCCGTTGGGATTTTATGTGAGAATAGAAGATGAACATATAAAGAAACTCGAGGGATTAGCAAATGAGGATGGGCTTACAGGGCTTTATAATCATAGATTCTTTTATGATGCATTAGAGGGAATAATGAAAACCTGTGAAAAAGAGAATAATTTAGTAGCGATGATTTTAATAGATATAGATTATTTTAAAATTTATAATGATATGAATGGACATCAAATGGGTGATGAAGTACTTAAGTCAGTTGGTTTTATATTGAAAAATAGTTTTAGAAAAGATGATGTAGTTGCGAGATATGGGGGAGAAGAATTTGCTATAGTTCTTCCAAATACTTCTGAAGAAGATGCAATTAAGCTAGCAGAAAGATTAAGAATAAAGATAGAAACAACCTACTTTAGTGGTGAAGAAAATCAGCCAAATGGTAAATTGACTGTATCAATAGGAACATCGATTTATCCAAATAAAGCTAAAAATGCTATTGAACTTTTTAAAAGTGCGGATGATGCACTTTATAGGGCTAAGTTTTTTGATAAAAATAGGGTTGAAAGTTATACTTCTATATTGGAAGAATTAAAAATTGATACAGAAGATGAACATATAGATATTATTACATCAATAAAAACTCTGATAAGTGTTATTAACGCTAAGGATAAATATACATATGGTCATGTCGAAAGGGTAGTTATTTACGGTAGGTTACTCGCTGATAAACTTAAACTAAATGAAAAAAATAAAAAGGAATTAATATATGGCGCTTATATGCATGACATTGGAAAAATAAATATTCCAAAGGAAATATTAAATAAAAATATGCCATTAACCCCAGATGAATGGGAAATAATGAAACAACATTCAGTAAATGGAGTAGAGATTATAAAATCTGTTGAATCACTTAAGGAAATTGCTCCTCTAATATTACACCATCATGAAAGATACGATGGTAATGGATACCCAGATAATTTAAAAGGAAAAGATATACCTTACCTTGTAAGGATGTTAACAGTAGTAGATTGTTTTGATGCTATGACGTCTTCTAGACCTTATAATATAAGAAAAACTTATAAAGAAGCTATTGAGGAGCTTAAAAGATGTAGTGGTAAGCAGTTTGATAAAGAAATTGCGGATTCGTTTATCGAAGTTATTAGGGAAAATGAAAATCGTATAGGTAATGTAGATGATTAG
- a CDS encoding accessory gene regulator ArgB-like protein: protein MEKISNNIANKVAVELSLDEDNREVIAYGAFALMQTFFSVILVFLFGLLFHVAFAAIIISFTAAILRKYSGGVHASSPGNCTFIGIIVSVGPAVLISLLISGVVNLKSTIILGVVIFIWSYYTIYKLVPVDSIAKPIVKEEKRNRMKKGSIILLSAYLGITVFLILLYISNGEKKLVFYVLCLYSGILWQVFTLTSLGHLLVGKVDHFLNHIIKKRG, encoded by the coding sequence ATGGAGAAGATATCTAATAATATTGCTAATAAAGTAGCAGTGGAATTATCACTTGATGAGGATAATAGAGAGGTAATTGCGTATGGTGCTTTTGCTTTAATGCAGACATTTTTTTCTGTAATTCTTGTATTTTTATTTGGATTGTTGTTTCATGTAGCTTTTGCAGCTATAATAATATCTTTTACAGCTGCTATACTTAGAAAATATTCAGGCGGGGTTCATGCAAGCTCCCCTGGAAATTGCACTTTCATAGGAATAATTGTAAGTGTAGGACCGGCGGTATTAATATCACTTTTAATAAGCGGTGTGGTTAATTTAAAATCAACAATAATACTGGGAGTTGTGATATTTATATGGTCCTATTACACAATTTATAAATTAGTTCCAGTGGACAGCATAGCGAAACCTATAGTAAAAGAAGAAAAAAGAAATCGGATGAAAAAAGGATCTATAATACTTTTAAGTGCTTATTTAGGTATAACAGTATTTCTTATCCTGCTTTATATAAGTAATGGAGAAAAAAAACTTGTGTTTTATGTTTTATGTTTATATTCTGGCATATTATGGCAAGTATTTACTCTTACATCTCTAGGGCACTTATTAGTAGGTAAAGTAGATCACTTTTTAAATCATATAATTAAAAAAAGGGGGTAA
- a CDS encoding ArgE/DapE family deacylase, translating to MKEAIDFLKDLLRINSSNPPGNEILVAMAIAKQLRESGIESKIQSVGDNRANLVARIKGTGNKKSLVFCGHMDTVSVGEIPWEHEPFGAEEIDGRIYGRGSSDMKGGLAALIMAMIEVSKSGITLDGDLVFAATAGEEVDCIGANTMVADGSLNDAGAMVIAEPSGGEIFVTHKGALWLEVISYGKTAHGSMPEHGINAIDNMNYFINTLHDKFKFKYREDSLLGGPTLNIATISGGVQVNVVPDMCKMQIDIRTVPGQNHQEILSDIKELLAEIESSSKAKFDIKVFNDKVALKNKSDDQFIKLALDTATELFGSEYKGKGVNYCTDASIFVPSFDNNLSVIICGPGEETQAHKPNEYVKISKYIDSIKLYKEIALRYLK from the coding sequence ATTAAAGAGGCAATTGATTTTCTAAAAGATCTTTTAAGAATTAACAGTAGCAATCCACCTGGTAATGAAATACTGGTAGCTATGGCTATTGCAAAGCAGTTAAGGGAAAGTGGTATTGAATCTAAAATACAATCTGTTGGTGACAACCGTGCCAATTTAGTGGCTAGGATAAAAGGAACAGGAAATAAAAAAAGTTTAGTTTTTTGTGGTCATATGGATACTGTGTCAGTGGGAGAAATTCCATGGGAACATGAACCATTTGGGGCTGAGGAAATTGATGGTCGAATTTATGGGCGTGGATCCTCTGATATGAAAGGTGGGCTAGCTGCTTTAATTATGGCTATGATTGAAGTTTCTAAATCAGGAATAACATTGGACGGGGACCTCGTTTTTGCAGCGACTGCAGGTGAAGAGGTTGATTGTATAGGTGCAAATACTATGGTAGCAGATGGAAGTTTGAATGATGCTGGAGCTATGGTTATTGCTGAGCCTAGTGGTGGTGAGATTTTTGTTACCCACAAAGGTGCATTATGGCTGGAGGTAATTTCATATGGAAAAACTGCTCATGGGTCAATGCCTGAACATGGAATTAATGCGATTGATAACATGAACTATTTTATAAATACTTTGCATGATAAGTTTAAATTCAAATATAGAGAGGATAGTCTGCTTGGGGGTCCAACTTTAAATATTGCTACTATTTCTGGTGGCGTCCAAGTCAATGTAGTGCCTGATATGTGCAAAATGCAAATTGACATTCGTACTGTTCCTGGTCAAAACCATCAGGAAATTCTATCAGATATTAAGGAATTATTAGCAGAAATTGAGTCAAGTTCTAAAGCTAAATTTGATATTAAAGTTTTTAATGATAAAGTGGCATTGAAAAACAAATCAGATGATCAATTTATTAAGTTAGCATTAGATACAGCAACAGAATTATTTGGAAGTGAGTATAAAGGCAAAGGTGTAAATTATTGCACAGATGCATCCATATTTGTTCCAAGTTTTGATAACAATTTATCTGTTATTATTTGTGGACCTGGCGAAGAAACGCAAGCTCATAAGCCAAATGAATACGTAAAAATAAGTAAATACATTGATTCTATTAAATTATACAAGGAAATAGCATTACGATATTTAAAATAA
- a CDS encoding DUF5317 family protein: MIEPILLALVFAKIKGYKIRPLFKNWAIYPVLTFVLLYVISEVMIFNDNYSFIKYTSVFHYFYLLTFIILIIKYKLNFSAIIGSIFIIIGSILNKIVIAANNGKMPVFPKLSYLTGYVKPDSFMKVKDIHILGSGVTKMKFLTDIIDVGYCIMSIGDICIRVFVFIILFNTIKVINKT; encoded by the coding sequence ATGATCGAACCAATACTTTTAGCACTTGTTTTTGCAAAGATAAAAGGGTATAAAATAAGACCACTTTTTAAGAACTGGGCGATATACCCTGTATTAACATTTGTACTATTGTATGTAATTTCAGAGGTTATGATATTTAATGATAATTATTCATTTATAAAATATACCAGTGTTTTCCATTATTTTTATCTTTTAACATTTATAATTTTGATTATTAAATATAAGCTTAATTTTAGCGCAATTATAGGGTCAATATTTATTATTATTGGAAGTATATTAAATAAGATTGTTATAGCTGCCAATAATGGGAAAATGCCAGTATTCCCAAAATTATCATACTTAACTGGTTATGTAAAACCAGATTCTTTTATGAAGGTTAAGGATATACACATTTTAGGAAGTGGAGTTACTAAAATGAAGTTTTTAACAGACATAATTGATGTAGGTTATTGTATTATGAGTATTGGCGACATATGTATAAGAGTTTTTGTTTTTATAATTTTATTTAATACTATAAAAGTCATTAACAAAACATAA
- a CDS encoding GNAT family N-acetyltransferase has translation MKIEIRQAVIRDLDAITKVESSCFPKAEAATRISLEERIKTFSENFFVAEVDGEIIGFVNGCVINGTVIYDELYEDATLHNPNGDYQTIFGLDVVPKYRNQGIAAQLMNYMIEVSKVAGLKGVILTCKERLIHYYAKFGYKNMGVSESVHGGAKWYDMILTITH, from the coding sequence ATGAAAATTGAAATTAGACAAGCAGTCATTAGGGATTTAGACGCGATAACGAAAGTGGAGTCAAGTTGTTTTCCAAAGGCGGAAGCAGCTACAAGAATATCTTTAGAAGAACGTATCAAAACATTTTCAGAGAACTTTTTCGTAGCAGAAGTAGATGGGGAAATTATTGGGTTCGTAAATGGTTGTGTTATTAATGGAACTGTTATCTATGATGAGCTATACGAGGATGCTACACTACATAATCCAAATGGAGATTATCAGACTATTTTTGGATTAGATGTAGTACCAAAGTATCGTAATCAAGGAATTGCAGCGCAACTCATGAATTATATGATAGAGGTATCAAAGGTAGCGGGCCTAAAAGGGGTTATTTTAACGTGTAAGGAGAGACTTATTCATTATTATGCGAAATTTGGATATAAAAATATGGGTGTATCTGAATCAGTACATGGTGGTGCGAAATGGTATGACATGATATTAACGATAACACATTAG
- a CDS encoding cyclic lactone autoinducer peptide, with amino-acid sequence MKFIKKHLFTLIAVVTTLMATSVATSACYFSTYQPEEPKCLREK; translated from the coding sequence ATGAAATTTATAAAGAAACACCTATTCACTTTAATTGCAGTAGTAACAACACTTATGGCAACTTCTGTGGCTACTTCGGCATGTTATTTTTCTACTTATCAGCCTGAAGAACCAAAATGCCTAAGAGAAAAATAA
- a CDS encoding ribonuclease Z: MVDLALLGCGGGMPIPERYLSSLLISYKGRKILMDCGEGTQVSMKILGWGFKSIDVICLTHGHADHIVGLPGLLLTIGNSGRTLPITIIGPIGITAIIKGLMVIAPYLPYEINILENPQEPVKIKASLDPTKATVGEFNDLIISTLELEHSTNCLGYSLYFNRKPKFDVKSAIENEIPKEFWNRLQKNEIITDHGKTYFPKLVFGAERVGIKISFITDTRPISKIKAFINGSDLFVCEGTYGDENDIEKATRNKHMTFCEAAKLAVDGEVQELLLTHFSPSMLSPEEYKDRAEVIFKNTFIGTDRKVQSLSFKD, encoded by the coding sequence TTGGTTGATTTAGCACTTCTAGGATGTGGAGGAGGGATGCCAATTCCAGAAAGATATTTATCTTCACTCCTCATAAGTTATAAAGGAAGAAAAATATTAATGGACTGTGGAGAAGGCACTCAGGTATCTATGAAAATACTTGGGTGGGGATTTAAATCAATAGATGTGATTTGTTTAACTCATGGACATGCAGATCATATTGTTGGACTTCCAGGTTTGCTTTTAACAATTGGTAACAGTGGCAGAACGCTTCCAATTACTATAATTGGGCCTATAGGTATTACAGCTATTATTAAAGGGTTAATGGTTATAGCCCCTTATCTTCCTTATGAAATTAATATCTTAGAAAATCCACAAGAACCCGTGAAGATAAAAGCTTCATTAGATCCTACAAAGGCTACAGTAGGAGAATTTAATGACTTGATAATTTCAACACTGGAACTTGAGCATTCAACTAATTGTTTAGGTTACAGCCTCTATTTTAATAGAAAACCAAAGTTTGATGTCAAAAGTGCAATTGAAAATGAAATACCAAAGGAATTTTGGAATAGACTCCAGAAAAATGAGATTATAACGGACCATGGAAAAACATATTTTCCAAAGTTGGTTTTTGGAGCTGAAAGAGTAGGAATAAAGATTAGTTTTATAACAGATACAAGACCAATTTCTAAAATAAAAGCATTTATTAATGGAAGTGACTTGTTTGTATGTGAGGGAACTTATGGTGATGAAAACGATATTGAAAAAGCTACACGAAATAAACACATGACTTTTTGCGAGGCAGCAAAGCTTGCTGTAGATGGAGAAGTACAAGAACTTTTATTAACACATTTTAGTCCTTCAATGCTGAGCCCAGAAGAGTATAAAGATAGAGCGGAAGTCATTTTTAAAAATACTTTTATTGGTACGGATAGAAAAGTGCAGTCGCTTTCTTTTAAGGATTAG